ACGGTGGTGAGCTTTCTCCGGCGCAACGATCGATTGAACAGTACATGACACACCTGTTGCCGAACAGGATCCAAGAACGTGCTGCGTACGGTCGCAGCGGGCAGAAGCGGAACAGCGGGAAGGCCCCGTGCGGACCGCGTCGGTCCTCAGACCGTCGCGTCGAGGAAGGCGGTCCAGGCGGCGGGAGGCACGGTGAGGACGGGGCCGTCGGTGGCCTTGGAGTCGCGGATGTGCACGGCGGCGGGGTGTGCGGACACCTCGACGCAGTCGCCGCCCTGGTCGCTGCTGTAGCTGGACTTGCGCCAGTCGTAGGCGACTTCGAGGCAGTCGCCGCCCTGGCTGCTGCTGTAGCTGGACTTGAACCAGTCGAGGGAGGCGGAGCGGGGAGCCGGGTGTGCTGCGCGGGTCATGTCTCTCCAAGCAGGTCGTCCAGTAGGCGCGCGCTCTTCTCGACGGAAAGCGCCTGCGAACGCAGCATCCCATATTTCTGTTGGAGCACGCTGACGTCATCTGGATCTTCATGCAAGTAGCTGGTCAACTGCCCCTCTACATAGGCAAAGTGGTCGTGATCGGGGGTCTCCAGCAGCACCATGGGCCCCGCGAGCCCGGCGTGCTTCGGCAGTTCCATTGGCATGATCTGGAGTCCCAGGAAGGGGAGTTCCATGCATCGGCGCAGATATCGGATCTGCTCCCGCAGCATGGCGGCATCCCCGATGCCGCTGCGCAGAATGCTCTCCTCCAGCACGAAGTGGAGCATCGGGCGCGGCTTGCGTTCGAGGAGCTTCTGCCGATCGAGTCGGCCTGCCACCCACTCCTCCTGCTCGTCCTCTTCGAGGGGCGGATAGAGGCAGGAGAAGAGGAATCGGGCGTATTCCTCGGTCTGGAGCAGCCCCGGCACCACCTGGCTCTGGTACGAGAGCAGCGTCACAGCCTCCTGCTCGTAGTCCACAAAGTCCTGCACGAACGCAGGGAACCGCTCCTTCTTCGGCACCTTCGGCACCTTCGACACTGCGACCTGTAACACCCCCTTCGTGTCGAGCAGTTCGTCGAGCTGAGCCGCGAAGTCCACCTGCAGCGGCCTGCGTCCCTGTTCGATCGACGCGATCGTGTCCTCGCCCACGCAGCACTGATCGGCCAGCGCCGCCTGCGTCATCCGGGCCGCCTTGCGGAACGTCGCCAACTGGGCGCCGATCAGGTGCCATGACGTGATCCGCTTGTTCCTCTTCGCCGAGTGCATGAAATGCCTCTCCCCGTCGTAACCCCCGGATGACCCGTCAGAAGCCGTACAACTGCGTTGTACGACCCGACGCGCTGATCAACGGTAGTGACGTTGTGTGACCTTGACTGTGTGAACGAGCCAATTCAACTCCCCCATTTCCGCGAGGCGTTCCACCGCAGGGAACGCCGGTCCGTCCCGCTCGTACGGCAGTTCGTGCGTGAGGCACTCGTCGACTGGGCGTGCGACGCCCGTGCCGACGACGTGCTGCTCTGCGTGAGCGAACTCGCCACCAACGCCCTGCGGCACGGCGTCCCGCCCGGTCGCGGCTTCCGTATCCACCTCTACCTGGACCCGGCCGACGGCGTCCTGCGGGTCGAGGTCCACGACAGTGGCGACGGGCAGGTGCGCGCCGCCGATGCGGGCGCGGCGCCCGACGCGGAGGGCGGGCGCGGGCTGCTGCTGGTGGCGGCGCTCGCCGACAAGTGGGGGTGGGGGAGCGGAACCCCGGCAAGGTGGTGTGGTGCGAATTCGCGGTGCGCGGGCCGGCCCCGTCCTCGGAGCCGGACGATCCCCGCGTGGACGGACAGCCCCCACTTGGACTTACGCAACACGGTTGTTGGACTGGAGCGTCCCCAGGAGCCGTACGTCGTTGACGGTGTCCGGACAGGGGGACTACGCAGGGCACATGTCGCGAAGATTCACTTCGGCGGGCGCTGTCGCCGCCGCCTCAGCCGCCGTCCTGGCGCTGGTGGGGACCGCGCTCCCCGCCACAGCCGCCGCCCCCTCACCCGCTGCGGTCGAGTCGGCCGTACCCGCGGACGCCTCCGTCATCCGGTCCGCGCAGCTCTCGGTCGCCGTCGCCGACGACTTCCCGCGCGTTCTGGCGTACACCGACAGGGCCAGTGGCGATCAGCTGCTCGGCAGTACGCGGCCGGTCACCACCGTCACCCTGAACGGCACCGCGCACGCCGTGCAGCTCAAGGGCGCCCCCGAGGTCACCGCCTCGGCCGCCCGCTACACGCTGACCTTCGCCGATCTGCCCGGCATCGAGATCGACGCCTCGCTCTCCGTGTCCGGCCGCGCCACCACCTTCAAGGTGACGGCCGTCCGTGACACCGAGGCGTTCCGCGTCGGCACCATCGACATCCCCGGCCACGACCTGGTCTCCGTCGGCTCCGCGGACACCGGCGCAGCCACCGCCTTCACCCGGCTGGACAACGACTCGACGAAGACCGCCGATGTCTTCGCCCAGGTCACCCCGGACACCGCCGCCGACACGGCGCCGGTCGGTGCCTCGTACGCCATTGTGAACACCGGCTCTCTCGCCGCGGCCGTCGAGTCCAACTCCTCGTACGACAAGCCCTCCGGCGCCACCGGCGGCGACGACGCCCGGTTCTGGCACCAGGCCCGCAAGGCCGAGGACGGCAGCGTCCGGGTCGGTGTCTGGTCCGGGCAGTGGACCTATCGCGGCGACGGAGCGCCGAAGCCGGAGAGCGGGGCGGACCTCCCCTGGGCGAAGGTCGTCGTCACCCCCGACGCCAACGGCGACAAAACCGTCGACTGGCAGGACGGCGCCGTCGCCTTCCGCACCATCGGCATCACCGCGCCCGGCAGCGAGGACACCCCGGACCGGGTCATCACCCACATCCCGTTCAACTTCGCCAGCCAGGCCACCCACCCCTTCCTGCGCACCCTGGACGACGTCAAGCGGATCTCGCTGTCGACCGACGGTCTCGGGCAGATGGCGCTCCTCAAGGGATACGCCTCCGAGGGCCACGACTCCGCCCACCCCGACTACGGCGGCGACTACAACAAGCGCGCAGGCGGGCTGAAGGACCTCAACGAACTCCTCAAGGACGGCAAGAAGTGGGGCGCCACCTTTGGCGTCCACGTCAATGCCACCGAGGCGTACCCGGAGGCCAAGGCCTTCGACGAGCAGCTCGTCGACAAGACGAAGCCCGGCTGGAACTGGCTCGGCCAGAGCTACTACATCGACCAGCGCCGCGACATCAACAGCCGCGACCTCGCCGAGCGCTTCCAGCAGCTGCGCGACGAGACGGACCACAACCTCAGCCTGCTGTACATCGACGTGTACTACACGCACGGCTGGATCGCCGACAAGACCCTCCGGTCCGTGCAGAAGCAGGGCTGGAACGTCGCCACCGAATGGGCCGACAAGTTCGAGCGCGGCTCGCTCTGGTCGCACTGGGCCAATGACCTCGACTACGGCGGCGCCACCAACAAGGGCCTCAACTCGAAGATCATCCGGTTCATCCGCAACGACGAGAAGGACGTCTGGAACAACGATCCGGTCCTCGGCCAGACCGCTATCGACGAGTTCGAGGGCTGGACCGGCGAGACCGACTGGAACGCCTTCTACGACAACATCTGGCAGCGCGACCTGCCCGCCAAGTACCTCCAGCAGCAGAAGATCACCCGCTGGGACGGCAATGACATCACCCTCACCGGCGGTCTCCGGGGCACGGTCGAGGACGGCAGGCGGACCTTCTACGACCACGGCCGCAAGGTCCTGAGCGGCACCGACTACCTGCTGCCGTGGGACGGCGGCAAGAAGCTGTATCACTACAGCGAGTCCGGCGGCACGAGCAGCTGGGCGGTGCCGTCCACGAGGACGTACACCGTCTACAAGCTCACCGACAACGGACGGGTCAAGACCGGCACGGTCCGGCCCGTCGACGGGAGGATCACGCTGACGGCCACCGCCGGACAGCCGTACGTCCTCTACCCGGACCACGCGCCGCAGGCCGCCGACCCCGCCTGGGGCGAGGGCACCCCGGTCGACGACCCGGGCTTCAACGACAACGGGCTCGACGCCTGGTCGAAGGCCGGCACCGTCGCCCGTGACACCGACGGCCAGGGCCGCAACAGCGCCCGCCTCTCCGGCGCGGGCACGGCCGCACTCTCGCAGAACATCGACGGCCTCACGCCCGGCAAGCGCTACAGCGCCTCCGCGCTCATCGAGGTCCAGCCCGGAAAGACCCGCCGCACGACGCTCTCGATCGGCGGGAAGTCCGTCGCCGTGGACCGCTCCACCGCCGAGGACCACGTCGCCGCTTCCGACTGGCACGGTACGTACTTCCAGCGCGCCAAGGTGAACTTCACCGCCCCCGCGAGCGGTCGCGCCACCCTCCGTATCGAGGCGGCCAGGGGCAGCACGGCGAGCGTCCGGGCCGACGACGTACGGATCGTCGCCAACGCCCCGGCCACCGAGAAGAACACGGTCGTGTACGAGGACTTCGAGGACGTCGACCAGGGCTGGGGCCCCTTCCTCAAGGGCGACGCGGGCGGCTCCACCGACCCCCGGACCGTCATCTCCCAGCTGCACGCCCCCTACACCCAGGCCGGCTGGAACGGAAAGCTCGTCGACGACGTGGTCGGCGGCAGGGAGTCCCTCAAGGCCCACGAGGAGAACAGCGGACTCGTCTACCGCACCGCCCCCTGGACCGTGCCGATGACCGACGGCCACCGCTACAAGGTGGAGTACGACTACCAGTCCAGCCACGCCGGAGCCTACGAGTGGGTCGACGGCTACGACCGGATCACCGCCGAGGGCGAGCCCGACCCGGTCGAGACCCGGACCACCCCCGTCGGACAGCAACGCACCACCGGCCACTTCACCGAGACCGTCACCGCGGGCTGCGGCGACACCTGGACCGGGCTGCGCAAGCGCGGCGACGCACCCGACGGCGCCGACTTCGTCCTCGACGCGTTCACCGTGACCGACCTCGGCCCGGCCCCCGCCTCCGAGCAGGCCGCCTGCGGCACGCTCGGCATCGACCCGGCCGCCGAGACCCTGGAACCGGGCACGGCCAACATGGTCAGGGCTTCGTTCACCAACTACGAGGCCACCGCGGCGACCGGTGTCGCGCTGAGCCTGACCGTCCCCGAGGGCTGGCAGGCGGAGCCCGTCGGCGCCATCGTCTTCGACTCGGTCGCGGCAGGCGCCGAGGTCACCGGCAGCTGGCAGGTCACCCCACCGGTCGACGCCAAGTACCAGACGTACAGCCTGAGTTCGGAGGCGACGTACACGGTGGGCGGCGCACGGCGCACGCTCGGCGCGCAGACCTCGGTGCGGACCCTGCCCCCGCCGCCCACCACGGACAGCTGGGCCAGTGACCTCGACTGGACGGCCTTCGAGAACGGCTGGGGACCGGTGGAGCGGGACCTCTCCAACGGCGAGCAGGGCAGCGGCGACGGCACCCCGCTGAAGATCGGCGGCACCGCCTACACCAAGGGCCTCGGCAGCCATGCCCCGGCGAAGATCCGCTACTACCTGGGCGGCAGGTGCACCTCCTTCACCGCCGAGGTGGGTGTGGACGACGTACAGGCCTCGCGCGGCAGCGTGCAGTTCAGTGTCACGGCCGACGGCACCGAGAAGGTGAAGTCCCCGGTGCTGAAGGCGGCCGACAGCGCATGGTCGCTCACGGCGGACGTCACCGGCGCCAAGTACGTCGAACTGGTCGTCGGCGACGGCGGCGACGGCAATGGCAACGACCACGCGGACTGGGGTGACGCGCGCTTCCACTGCGGTAGTTGAGAGTGTTCGATGCGGGACGGGCGCGCCCGGTGGGCGCCCGTCCCGCACCTTGCATGAGATGGCCTTCCCCCCCGACGAATCCGGAGCCGCACATGCCGAACCCGCCCGTATGGTCACGCCGTACCCTGCTCGCCGTCTCGACCGCCACCGCCCTGGCGCTCTCCCTCCCCGCTTCCGCGACAGCCGCGGACGCCGCCGAGGCCGACGAGTTCGACACCCTCCGCCTGCGCTGGGTCGAGATCGCGCTCGGCACCGGATTCGACGCGGCCGCCGAGCCCTACGCCTCCCGCCTCGCCCAGACCGGCGCGCTCGCCCGCGAGTTCCGGGCCGCGATGAGCCCGGCCGCCGACTCACTGTGGCCCGGCTTCCCGTACAACCCGCCGTCCGGCACACCCAGAGCTACAGCCGCCTGTGGACGATGACCCAGGCCTACGCCCAGCCGGGCACCGGATCGACCGGCGACGCCGCCCTCCTCGCCGACATCGTCCGCGGCTACGACCACCTCGCCGCGACGGCCTACCACGCCTCCGTCACCCCGTACGGCAACTGGTGGGAGTGGCAGATCGGCAGCCCGCGCATCCTCATGGACATCACGTCCGTCCTGTACGAGCAGCTGGGCCCGGCCCATGCCGAGGCCGCCTGCGCCGCCGTCGACCACTTCATCCCCGACGCCGTGCTCCGCGACTACAGCGGCACCTCCACCGGCGCCAACCGTGGATGGGGTCTCCCCTGCTCGAACGGAGTTGAGAGCTTGGGGAACTGTGCCGCTCCGTCGCGATGCGCGGCGTCCTCGGCCGGGCGCCCGCGAAGATCGCACTGGCCAGGGACGCGCTGTCCCCCGTCTTCCCGTACGTCACCGAGGGGGACGGCCTCTACGCGGACGGGTCGTTCATCCAGCACACCACCGTCGCCTACTCCGGTACGTACGGCCAGGTCATGCTCGACGGCCTCGGCCGCCTCTTCGCACTGCTCGCCGGATCGACCTGGGCCGTCACCGACCCGAACCGGCAGATCATCCTGGACAGCGTCGAGCGCACGTATGCGCCGCTGGTCTACAACGGCCTGATCATGGACAGCGTCAACGGCCGTGCCATCAGCCGCGGTTACCTGAAGAACGACGATCTCCAGGTGATGCGCGGCGACCACTTCCACGGGCAGGGCGTCATCGCCGGGATCGCCCTCCTCGCCGCGGGCGCCTCGGCGGCCGAGCGCGACCGGTGGCACGGCATGATCAAGGGCTGGATCGCCCGTGACCGCACCAGCCCGATCCTGACCGCCCGCCAGTTCGGCATCGCGGACCTGGCCCGGCTGCACGCGGCCCGGGACGCCGCCGTACCGGCCGCGCCCGAGCGGGTCGGCCACCACCTCTTCGCCGAGATGGCCCGCGCCGTGCACCGGCGGCCGGACTGGGCCGCCGGCATCTCCATGGCCTCGGAGCGGATCTCGCACTACGAATGCGGCAACGGCGAGAACCCGCGCGGCTGGCACACCGGGGCCGGAATGCTCTACTGGTGGCCGGGCGAGAAGGAGAACGACCAGTACACCGACTGGTTCTGGCCGACCGTCGACCCCTACCGTCTGCCCGGCACGACCGTGTCCACCCGGCGGCTCGCCGACCGGGCGGGCGGCGAATGGGGCGCGCCCAAGCCCGCGGTGCAGTGGGTGGGCGGCGCCACGACGGCGAGTACGCCGCGGTGGGCCAGCACCTCAAGGGCCTCGGCTCGACCCTGGAGGCCCGCAAGTCCTGGTTCTGCGTCGCCGATACGGTCATCTGCCTCGGCGCCGGAATCACCAGCACCGACAAGGTCCCCGTCGAGACGGTCATCGACAACCGCATGCTCGGCGAGGACGGCACGGCCCCGCTCACCGTCGAGGACCGCACCGCCCCCCGCTGGGCCCACCTCGCGGGTCACGGCGGCTGGGTCCTCCCCGGCGGCGCCGACCTGCGCACCCTGCGCGAGGACCGCACCGGCGCCTGGTCCGACATCAACACCACCAGCTCCACCGAGCGCCGGACCCGCCGCTACCAGACCCTCTGGCTGGATCACGGCACGGACCCGGCCGACGCCGGTTACGTCTATCTGCTGATGCCCGGCGCCTCCCGCCGCACCGTCGCCGCCCGCGCCGCCGACCGGCACTGGCTGACCGTGCTCGCCAACACCTCCGCCGCGCAGGCGGTCGCCGTCCGCCCGCTGGGGCTGACCGCGGCCAACTTCTGGCAGCCGGGTGCGGCCGGTCCGCTCTCCGTCACGGCCGCGGCGAGCGTGCTCGTACGCGAGGGGCGGCGCTCGGCGACGGGGTGCGTCAGCGGGCCCGACCGGAGCGGTGCGCCGGTGGACGTGGTGTGGGAGCGGCCGGTCCGGGAGGTCGTCTCGGCGGACCCGGGGATCGAGGTACGCGCCACCGGACGACGGCTCGTGCTGAGGGCCGCACCGGGAACGCAGGGACGCACCCTGCGATGTGAGGTCCGCTGAACGACGGGCGGGCGGGCGCGGGGAGGGGCCGGGGTATTCTCGCCGGGCTCCTCCGCCGTGCGCCCGCCCCGAAGCCCCCGACCGGACCACACTCCGAGGCTGACACGTATGTGGGGCAGACCACAGTGACCCTTTGTCGAACCCGCACAAAGACCGACCCGTGACGGCTGGTACTTCGCCTGCATGCCCCCGAGGTTCTGTCAGGCTCCACCAGGAAACAGGTCAGGAGACTGTACGGAGTCGACGGCAGGATTTACTTGCCCGGCTTCGTAGGGTCGGTACATGACCGTTGTGGACGAAACCCCGGGCGAGCCGAGCGACACCCGTGGCCGTGTGGCCGAACTGCTGGCACTGCGCGAGCAGGCCCGGCGCGGACCGAGTGACCGTGCGACCGAGGCGCAGCACGCCAAGGGCAAGCTGACGGCGCGTGAGCGCATCGAGCTGCTGGTCGACCCGGGTTCGTTCCACGAGGTCGAGCAGCTCCGCCGGCACCGGGCGACCGGATTCGGCCTGGAGGAGAAGAAGCCGTACACCGACGGTGTCATCACCGGCTGGGGCGCGGTCGACGGCCGCACGGTCTTCGTCTACGCACACGACTTCCGGATCTTCGGCGGCGCGCTGGGCGAGGCCCACGCCACCAAGATCCACAAGATCATGGACATGGCCATCTCGGCCGGTGCTCCGCTGGTCTCGCTGAACGACGGCGCGGGCGCCCGTATCCAGGAGGGCGTCAGCGCGCTCGCCGGATACGGCGGGATCTTCCAGCGCAACACCCGGGCCTCCGGTGTCATCCCGCAGATCAGCGTGATGCTCGGCCCGTGCGCGGGCGGCGCGGCCTACTCCCCGGCGCTCACCGACTTCGTGTTCATGGTCCGCGAGACCTCCCAGATGTTCATCACAGGACCGGACGTCGTGAAGGCGGTCACCGGTGAGGAGATCAGCCAGAACGGCCTCGGCGGCGCCGATGTGCACGCCGAGACCTCGGGCGTCGCGCACTTCGCGTACGACGACGAGGAGACCTGCATCGCCGAGGTCCGCTACCTGATCGGGATGCTGCCGTCCAACAACCGGGAGAACCCGCCCACCGTGGCGAGCGAAGACCCGGCCGACCGGCGCGGCGACGTCCTGCTGGACCTGGTGCCGGCCGACGGCAACCGCCCGTACGACATGCACAAGGTCATCGAGGAGCTCGTCGACGAGGGTGACTACCTGGAGATCCACGAGCGCTGGGCCCGCAACATCATCTGCGCGCT
This sequence is a window from Streptomyces sp. NBC_01217. Protein-coding genes within it:
- a CDS encoding DUF397 domain-containing protein yields the protein MTRAAHPAPRSASLDWFKSSYSSSQGGDCLEVAYDWRKSSYSSDQGGDCVEVSAHPAAVHIRDSKATDGPVLTVPPAAWTAFLDATV
- a CDS encoding helix-turn-helix domain-containing protein is translated as MHSAKRNKRITSWHLIGAQLATFRKAARMTQAALADQCCVGEDTIASIEQGRRPLQVDFAAQLDELLDTKGVLQVAVSKVPKVPKKERFPAFVQDFVDYEQEAVTLLSYQSQVVPGLLQTEEYARFLFSCLYPPLEEDEQEEWVAGRLDRQKLLERKPRPMLHFVLEESILRSGIGDAAMLREQIRYLRRCMELPFLGLQIMPMELPKHAGLAGPMVLLETPDHDHFAYVEGQLTSYLHEDPDDVSVLQQKYGMLRSQALSVEKSARLLDDLLGET
- a CDS encoding endo-alpha-N-acetylgalactosaminidase family protein, whose translation is MSRRFTSAGAVAAASAAVLALVGTALPATAAAPSPAAVESAVPADASVIRSAQLSVAVADDFPRVLAYTDRASGDQLLGSTRPVTTVTLNGTAHAVQLKGAPEVTASAARYTLTFADLPGIEIDASLSVSGRATTFKVTAVRDTEAFRVGTIDIPGHDLVSVGSADTGAATAFTRLDNDSTKTADVFAQVTPDTAADTAPVGASYAIVNTGSLAAAVESNSSYDKPSGATGGDDARFWHQARKAEDGSVRVGVWSGQWTYRGDGAPKPESGADLPWAKVVVTPDANGDKTVDWQDGAVAFRTIGITAPGSEDTPDRVITHIPFNFASQATHPFLRTLDDVKRISLSTDGLGQMALLKGYASEGHDSAHPDYGGDYNKRAGGLKDLNELLKDGKKWGATFGVHVNATEAYPEAKAFDEQLVDKTKPGWNWLGQSYYIDQRRDINSRDLAERFQQLRDETDHNLSLLYIDVYYTHGWIADKTLRSVQKQGWNVATEWADKFERGSLWSHWANDLDYGGATNKGLNSKIIRFIRNDEKDVWNNDPVLGQTAIDEFEGWTGETDWNAFYDNIWQRDLPAKYLQQQKITRWDGNDITLTGGLRGTVEDGRRTFYDHGRKVLSGTDYLLPWDGGKKLYHYSESGGTSSWAVPSTRTYTVYKLTDNGRVKTGTVRPVDGRITLTATAGQPYVLYPDHAPQAADPAWGEGTPVDDPGFNDNGLDAWSKAGTVARDTDGQGRNSARLSGAGTAALSQNIDGLTPGKRYSASALIEVQPGKTRRTTLSIGGKSVAVDRSTAEDHVAASDWHGTYFQRAKVNFTAPASGRATLRIEAARGSTASVRADDVRIVANAPATEKNTVVYEDFEDVDQGWGPFLKGDAGGSTDPRTVISQLHAPYTQAGWNGKLVDDVVGGRESLKAHEENSGLVYRTAPWTVPMTDGHRYKVEYDYQSSHAGAYEWVDGYDRITAEGEPDPVETRTTPVGQQRTTGHFTETVTAGCGDTWTGLRKRGDAPDGADFVLDAFTVTDLGPAPASEQAACGTLGIDPAAETLEPGTANMVRASFTNYEATAATGVALSLTVPEGWQAEPVGAIVFDSVAAGAEVTGSWQVTPPVDAKYQTYSLSSEATYTVGGARRTLGAQTSVRTLPPPPTTDSWASDLDWTAFENGWGPVERDLSNGEQGSGDGTPLKIGGTAYTKGLGSHAPAKIRYYLGGRCTSFTAEVGVDDVQASRGSVQFSVTADGTEKVKSPVLKAADSAWSLTADVTGAKYVELVVGDGGDGNGNDHADWGDARFHCGS
- a CDS encoding polysaccharide lyase beta-sandwich domain-containing protein, producing MPGASRRTVAARAADRHWLTVLANTSAAQAVAVRPLGLTAANFWQPGAAGPLSVTAAASVLVREGRRSATGCVSGPDRSGAPVDVVWERPVREVVSADPGIEVRATGRRLVLRAAPGTQGRTLRCEVR
- a CDS encoding acyl-CoA carboxylase subunit beta, translating into MTVVDETPGEPSDTRGRVAELLALREQARRGPSDRATEAQHAKGKLTARERIELLVDPGSFHEVEQLRRHRATGFGLEEKKPYTDGVITGWGAVDGRTVFVYAHDFRIFGGALGEAHATKIHKIMDMAISAGAPLVSLNDGAGARIQEGVSALAGYGGIFQRNTRASGVIPQISVMLGPCAGGAAYSPALTDFVFMVRETSQMFITGPDVVKAVTGEEISQNGLGGADVHAETSGVAHFAYDDEETCIAEVRYLIGMLPSNNRENPPTVASEDPADRRGDVLLDLVPADGNRPYDMHKVIEELVDEGDYLEIHERWARNIICALARLDGQVVGIVANQPQSLAGVLDIEASEKAARFVQMCDAFNIPIITLLDVPGFLPGVDQEHGGIIRHGAKLLYAYCNATVPRISLILRKAYGGAYIVMDSQSIGADLTYAWPTNEIAVMGAEGAANVIFRRQIADAEDPEAMRTRMVKEYKAELMHPYYAAERGLVDDVIDPAETREVLIASLAMLRSKHADLPSRKHGNPPQ